One genomic window of Inquilinus sp. KBS0705 includes the following:
- a CDS encoding nucleotidyltransferase: MTELKDHIAQIKLLCNLHKVRSLFAFGSVTTDNLTPESDIDMVVDIDSNDPLEYSDNYFAIKFQLENILKRHIDLLEEKSINNIYLKKSIDNTKVLIYGR; this comes from the coding sequence ATGACCGAGTTAAAAGACCATATCGCCCAAATAAAGCTGTTATGTAATTTACATAAGGTGAGGTCTTTATTTGCTTTTGGGTCAGTGACTACCGATAACTTAACCCCGGAAAGCGATATTGATATGGTTGTTGATATTGACAGCAACGACCCGCTTGAATACTCCGATAATTATTTTGCGATAAAGTTTCAGCTTGAGAACATTCTTAAACGTCATATCGACCTATTAGAAGAAAAATCTATAAACAACATTTATCTTAAGAAAAGCATAGATAACACAAAAGTGCTTATTTATGGGCGATGA
- a CDS encoding DUF86 domain-containing protein → MGDEVKTWLWDIKKAIVEINTFLPDKKDFFTFKKDLKTKRAIERNVEIIGEAANRIIKYQPDIQITDIKKIIDTRNRIIHGYDTVSDDIIWSIVIRNLPVLLLEVETFLKD, encoded by the coding sequence ATGGGCGATGAGGTTAAAACCTGGCTTTGGGATATTAAAAAAGCTATCGTAGAAATAAATACTTTTTTGCCCGACAAAAAAGACTTTTTTACGTTTAAAAAAGATTTAAAAACAAAAAGGGCGATTGAAAGAAATGTTGAGATTATTGGCGAAGCCGCAAATCGCATCATCAAATACCAGCCCGACATTCAAATAACAGACATTAAAAAAATCATCGATACCCGAAACCGTATAATACACGGCTATGATACCGTGTCTGATGATATTATTTGGTCTATTGTGATCAGAAACCTGCCCGTTCTTTTGTTAGAAGTCGAAACATTTTTAAAGGATTAA
- a CDS encoding DUF1080 domain-containing protein, whose product MKYLFTILCAICLLTGTSLKPADDWTPLLDKNLSKWETYQSFYHKVGYKGAPPKDENGNLIEPIGYNVNKNNVFSVVMEDGQPVLKITGEIYGCIFTKQDFANYRLKLKFRWGNKKWVPRLDELKDSGLLYHSQGKCGVEYFRTWMLSQEFQVVENSSGDYWSQSTSQADARAVKDSSYKFSATGKWVPLGGATGNGGFCEAGAKMDKPLGEWNEIELITYGDKSLHIVNGKVVMALQNSRFKDGDVIKPLTHGKLQLQSEAAEVYYKDIMIKPISGIPAEYKQYFE is encoded by the coding sequence ATGAAATACCTGTTTACCATTCTTTGCGCGATATGTCTGCTCACCGGCACATCGCTTAAACCCGCCGACGACTGGACACCCCTGTTGGATAAAAACCTGAGCAAGTGGGAAACCTATCAAAGCTTTTACCATAAAGTGGGCTATAAAGGCGCACCACCAAAAGACGAAAATGGCAACCTGATTGAACCTATTGGTTATAATGTAAACAAGAACAACGTTTTCTCGGTAGTGATGGAGGACGGGCAGCCCGTTTTAAAAATCACCGGCGAAATATACGGCTGCATTTTTACCAAACAGGATTTTGCCAATTACCGCCTAAAGCTAAAGTTTCGTTGGGGTAACAAAAAATGGGTGCCGAGGTTGGATGAGTTAAAAGACAGCGGCCTGCTATACCACTCGCAGGGCAAATGCGGGGTAGAGTACTTTCGTACGTGGATGCTAAGCCAGGAATTTCAGGTGGTTGAAAACAGCAGCGGCGACTACTGGTCGCAGTCAACCTCACAGGCGGATGCACGTGCTGTAAAAGATTCAAGCTATAAGTTTAGCGCAACGGGTAAATGGGTGCCCCTGGGCGGTGCAACCGGCAATGGTGGTTTTTGCGAAGCCGGTGCCAAAATGGATAAACCCCTTGGCGAATGGAACGAGATAGAATTGATCACCTATGGCGATAAAAGCCTGCATATTGTAAACGGCAAGGTAGTAATGGCGCTGCAAAACTCGCGCTTTAAAGATGGCGACGTAATAAAACCCCTTACCCATGGCAAACTGCAACTACAAAGCGAAGCCGCCGAGGTATATTATAAAGACATTATGATAAAACCCATCAGCGGCATACCTGCGGAGTATAAGCAATATTTTGAGTAG
- a CDS encoding glycoside hydrolase family 5 protein encodes MKRLFIVLLILLTGTINLQAQSPKFIGVKGKEIIGVDGKPFLIRGTNLGNWLVPEGYMFKFTNVNSQRLINEALTELVGPEEMKLFWRKFQDTYITKADIHFLKQTGMNSIRIPFHYKLFTNEDYMGQNNPNRGFELLDRVIGWCKAENLYVILDMHCAPGGQTGDNIDDGNGFPFLFKSAASRKQAADIWRRIAAHYKNESIILGYDLLNEPIAHYFDVADLNPHLEPTYKQLTAAVRSVDKNHLVFLGGAQWDSNFKVFGKPFDSKSVYTFHKYWTDVKQEVIQEYIDYRDKYNVPIYVGETGENKDEWVHDFRILCEKNNIGWHYWPYKKLDNKAGFMSFNVPDGYDDVIAYTQKPRASFEDIRKVGPIDREKMKKALWAFLESSKFENCIPQKGYIEALGLKVPAK; translated from the coding sequence ATGAAAAGACTATTTATTGTTCTGCTTATCCTGCTGACGGGTACAATTAACTTACAGGCACAGTCGCCAAAATTTATTGGCGTTAAGGGCAAAGAAATTATTGGGGTTGATGGCAAACCGTTTTTAATACGCGGCACCAATTTAGGCAACTGGCTGGTGCCCGAGGGTTATATGTTTAAGTTTACAAACGTTAATTCGCAAAGGCTGATAAACGAAGCGCTGACCGAATTGGTTGGTCCCGAAGAGATGAAGCTGTTTTGGCGTAAATTTCAGGACACCTATATTACCAAAGCTGATATTCATTTTTTAAAGCAAACAGGGATGAACTCCATCCGCATACCGTTCCATTATAAGCTGTTCACTAACGAGGATTATATGGGCCAAAACAACCCAAACCGCGGTTTTGAATTGCTCGACCGTGTAATTGGCTGGTGCAAGGCCGAAAACCTGTATGTGATATTGGATATGCACTGCGCACCCGGCGGCCAAACCGGCGATAATATTGACGATGGCAACGGCTTCCCTTTTTTATTTAAAAGCGCCGCAAGCCGCAAACAGGCTGCCGATATTTGGCGCAGGATAGCGGCCCACTATAAAAACGAAAGTATTATATTGGGGTACGACCTGCTGAACGAACCTATTGCCCACTACTTTGATGTAGCCGACCTTAACCCGCATTTAGAGCCTACCTACAAGCAACTCACCGCCGCTGTGCGGTCGGTTGATAAAAACCACCTGGTGTTTTTGGGCGGCGCGCAATGGGATAGCAATTTTAAAGTGTTTGGTAAGCCGTTTGACAGCAAAAGCGTTTACACTTTCCATAAATACTGGACCGACGTAAAACAGGAGGTAATACAGGAATACATAGATTACCGCGATAAATACAATGTACCCATCTACGTTGGCGAAACCGGCGAGAACAAAGACGAATGGGTACACGATTTCCGTATACTGTGCGAAAAGAACAACATAGGCTGGCATTACTGGCCCTACAAAAAACTGGATAATAAAGCAGGCTTTATGAGTTTTAACGTGCCCGATGGCTACGACGATGTGATAGCCTACACCCAAAAACCACGCGCGAGCTTCGAAGATATCCGCAAAGTGGGCCCTATAGACCGCGAAAAAATGAAGAAGGCACTATGGGCATTTTTAGAAAGCAGCAAGTTTGAAAACTGCATCCCGCAAAAAGGGTATATTGAAGCGCTGGGCTTAAAAGTACCTGCTAAGTAA
- a CDS encoding glycoside hydrolase family 16 protein, with product MNKINAALCAVALLGMAACSGKKQDPKPVVVDPPTEVVDKGWTFETTAYFADEFDYTGKPKTDKWGYDTGGGGWGNSELEYYTDAANVNVADGKLTITAKKESLGGMNYTSTRLVSKGEGSMLYGRLEVKAKLPAGKGTWPAIWMLPDDYVYGNWPNSGEIDIMEMVGFDPGNVHFTLHNQLYNGANGKGGSKTINTASSEFHVYRTDWTPYAIKGYYDGDLVYTYVNNANSVAAWPYDQKFHLLMNIAVGGSWGGQQGIDDTAFPASMVVDYVHFYKMIEK from the coding sequence ATGAATAAAATTAACGCTGCCCTGTGCGCAGTTGCGCTGTTAGGTATGGCTGCCTGTTCGGGTAAAAAACAAGACCCTAAGCCGGTTGTTGTTGACCCGCCTACCGAGGTGGTTGATAAAGGCTGGACTTTTGAAACTACCGCCTATTTTGCCGATGAGTTTGATTACACAGGCAAACCAAAAACTGATAAATGGGGATACGATACCGGCGGCGGTGGCTGGGGCAACAGCGAGCTGGAATACTATACCGATGCTGCAAATGTAAACGTTGCCGATGGCAAACTAACTATTACAGCCAAAAAGGAAAGCCTGGGCGGCATGAATTATACCTCAACACGCCTGGTATCAAAGGGCGAAGGCAGCATGTTGTATGGCCGCCTGGAGGTTAAGGCAAAGCTACCCGCAGGCAAAGGCACATGGCCGGCCATATGGATGCTGCCTGATGATTACGTGTATGGCAACTGGCCAAACTCGGGCGAGATAGACATTATGGAAATGGTGGGTTTTGACCCCGGCAATGTGCATTTTACCCTGCATAACCAATTGTATAACGGCGCGAATGGTAAGGGAGGTAGCAAAACCATCAACACGGCAAGCAGCGAATTCCACGTTTACCGTACCGACTGGACACCCTATGCCATAAAGGGCTATTATGACGGCGATTTGGTTTATACCTATGTAAACAATGCCAATAGTGTTGCCGCCTGGCCATACGATCAAAAATTCCACCTGTTAATGAATATTGCCGTTGGAGGAAGCTGGGGTGGCCAGCAAGGTATTGATGATACCGCGTTCCCGGCCAGCATGGTGGTAGATTATGTACACTTTTATAAAATGATTGAAAAATAA
- the modA gene encoding molybdate ABC transporter substrate-binding protein: MTKTTSFKYLLTSACLLWQLTAHAQNLKVAIAANLQPVIKVLQQDFGKQTGIGIDAISGPSGNLSTQISNGAPFDLFLSADTKFPAELYKKGFALKEPVVYAEGALIICSSQNINLANWAKLLPGATIKKIAIGNPAIAPYGKAAQETLMQAGIYDTIKDKIVYGESISQVNTYVTTGVVPVAFTTLSLIKDPANKTPLFYRVIDPKTYSPIQQGMVLLKHAQGNTKAEKFYRYLLSPAAKKIFIRFGYHVK, from the coding sequence ATGACCAAAACAACCTCATTTAAATACCTGCTTACCAGTGCCTGCCTGTTATGGCAGCTAACGGCCCACGCGCAAAATTTAAAGGTAGCCATAGCCGCCAACCTGCAGCCGGTAATAAAAGTGCTGCAACAGGATTTTGGAAAACAAACAGGTATTGGCATTGACGCCATATCGGGCCCATCGGGTAATTTAAGCACCCAAATAAGCAACGGTGCGCCATTCGACCTGTTTTTATCTGCCGATACCAAGTTCCCCGCCGAGCTTTATAAAAAAGGTTTTGCCTTAAAAGAACCGGTAGTTTATGCCGAAGGCGCACTTATTATTTGCAGCAGCCAAAACATTAACCTGGCAAATTGGGCAAAACTGCTGCCGGGTGCTACCATTAAAAAAATAGCTATCGGCAACCCGGCTATTGCGCCCTATGGCAAGGCCGCGCAGGAAACGCTGATGCAAGCCGGTATATACGATACCATAAAAGATAAAATTGTATATGGCGAAAGCATATCGCAGGTAAACACTTATGTTACTACAGGTGTGGTACCGGTAGCATTTACCACTTTATCATTAATAAAAGACCCGGCTAATAAAACGCCGCTTTTTTACCGGGTAATCGATCCTAAAACCTATTCGCCCATACAACAGGGCATGGTACTGCTTAAACATGCGCAAGGAAACACCAAGGCCGAAAAGTTTTACCGGTATCTGTTAAGCCCGGCGGCCAAAAAAATATTTATACGGTTTGGTTACCATGTTAAATAA